The following proteins are encoded in a genomic region of Montipora foliosa isolate CH-2021 chromosome 8, ASM3666993v2, whole genome shotgun sequence:
- the LOC137968295 gene encoding golgin subfamily A member 6-like protein 7 — MGQNLGIHWLWRNRRTAPQTEGQLRQRRREEELQQRINELEGQLRQRSTREETRLKQHINQLKGQLTQRSRREEELRQHVNELEGQLRQRDRREEEVGRQRNRREEELQQCINELEGQLRQRSRREEEVGRQRNRREEELQERINELEGQLRQGTGREEELQERINELEGQLRQGTGREEELQERINELEGQLKERRGREEKLLQRVNELEERLRQRSGREEELQQRGISELEGQLRQKSKHRVKKII; from the coding sequence ATGGGGCAGAACCTTGGAATCCATTGGCTATGGCGAAATAGAAGAACAGCTCCCCAAACGGAAGGGCAGTTAAGACAAAGGAGAAGAGAGGAGGAGCTACAACAACGTATCAATGAACTTGAAGGGCAGTTACGACAAaggagcacgagagaagagacGAGGCTAAAACAACATATCAATCAACTTAAAGGGCAGTTAACACAAAGGAGCAGGAGAGAGGAGGAGCTACGGCAACACGTCAATGAACTTGAAGGGCAGTTAAGACAAAGGGACAGACGAGAGGAGGAGGTGGGAAGACAAAGGAACAGAAGAGAGGAGGAGCTACAACAATGTATCAATGAACTTGAAGGGCAGTTAAGACAAAGGAGCAGACGAGAGGAGGAGGTGGGAAGACAAAGGAACAGAAGAGAGGAGGAGCTACAAGAACGTATCAATGAACTTGAAGGGCAGTTAAGACAAGGAACCGGGAGAGAGGAGGAGCTACAAGAACGTATCAATGAACTTGAAGGGCAGTTAAGACAAGGAACCGGGAGAGAGGAGGAGCTACAAGAACGTATCAATGAACTTGAAGGGCAGTTAAAAGAAAGGAGGGGGAGAGAGGAGAAGCTATTACAACGTGTCAATGAACTTGAAGAACGGTTACGACAAAGGAGCGGGAGAGAGGAGGAGCTACAACAACGGGGTATCAGTGAACTTGAAGGGCAGTTAAGACAAAAAAGCAAGCACAGGGTGAAAAAGATAATTTAA